A stretch of Homo sapiens chromosome 12, GRCh38.p14 Primary Assembly DNA encodes these proteins:
- the NCKAP5L gene encoding nck-associated protein 5-like: protein MSEAMDQPAGGPGNPRPGEGDDGSMEPGTCQELLHRLRELEAENSALAQANENQRETYERCLDEVANHVVQALLNQKDLREECIKLKKRVFDLERQNQMLSALFQQKLQLTTGSLPQIPLTPLQPPSEPPASPSLSSTEGPAAPLPLGHCAGQREVCWEQQLRPGGPGPPAAPPPALDALSPFLRKKAQILEVLRALEETDPLLLCSPATPWRPPGQGPGSPEPINGELCGPPQPEPSPWAPCLLLGPGNLGGLLHWERLLGGLGGEEDTGRPWGPSRGPPQAQGTSSGPNCAPGSSSSSSSDEAGDPNEAPSPDTLLGALARRQLNLGQLLEDTESYLQAFLAGAAGPLNGDHPGPGQSSSPDQAPPQLSKSKGLPKSAWGGGTPEAHRPGFGATSEGQGPLPFLSMFMGAGDAPLGSRPGHPHSSSQVKSKLQIGPPSPGEAQGPLLPSPARGLKFLKLPPTSEKSPSPGGPQLSPQLPRNSRIPCRNSGSDGSPSPLLARRGLGGGELSPEGAQGLPTSPSPCYTTPDSTQLRPPQSALSTTLSPGPVVSPCYENILDLSRSTFRGPSPEPPPSPLQVPTYPQLTLEVPQAPEVLRSPGVPPSPCLPESYPYGSPQEKSLDKAGSESPHPGRRTPGNSSKKPSQGSGRRPGDPGSTPLRDRLAALGKLKTGPEGALGSEKNGVPARPGTEKTRGPGKSGESAGDMVPSIHRPLEQLEAKGGIRGAVALGTNSLKQQEPGLMGDPGARVYSSHSMGARVDLEPVSPRSCLTKVELAKSRLAGALCPQVPRTPAKVPTSAPSLGKPNKSPHSSPTKLPSKSPTKVVPRPGAPLVTKESPKPDKGKGPPWADCGSTTAQSTPLVPGPTDPSQGPEGLAPHSAIEEKVMKGIEENVLRLQGQERAPGAEVKHRNTSSIASWFGLKKSKLPALNRRTEATKNKEGAGGGSPLRREVKMEARKLEAESLNISKLMAKAEDLRRALEEEKAYLSSRARPRPGGPAPGPNTGLGQVQGQLAGMYQGADTFMQQLLNRVDGKELPSKSWREPKPEYGDFQPVSSDPKSPWPACGPRNGLVGPLQGCGKPPGKPSSEPGRREEMPSEDSLAEPVPTSHFTACGSLTRTLDSGIGTFPPPDHGSSGTPSKNLPKTKPPRLDPPPGVPPARPPPLTKVPRRAHTLEREVPGIEELLVSGRHPSMPAFPALLPAAPGHRGHETCPDDPCEDPGPTPPVQLAKNWTFPNTRAAGSSSDPLMCPPRQLEGLPRTPMALPVDRKRSQEPSRPSPTPQGPPFGGSRTPSTSDMAEEGRVASGGPPGLETSESLSDSLYDSLSSCGSQG from the exons atcccactcactccactccagccaccaTCAGAGCCACCAGCCTCCCCCTCCCTGAGCTCCACTGAGGGACCGGCTGCCCCGCTGCCTCTggggcactgtgctgggcagaGAGAG GTATGTTGGGAGCAGCAGCTGAGGCCAGGAGGCCCAGGCCCCCCAGCCGCCCCACCCCCAGCGCTGGATGCCCTATCCCCGTTCCTTCGGAAGAAGGCCCAGATTCTGGAGGTGCTGAGAGCCCTGGAAGAGACTGACCCCTTGCTTCTCTGCTCACCTGCCACCCCCTGGCGGCCTCCAGGCCAGGGGCCTGGCTCCCCAGAGCCCATCAACGGCGAGCTGTGTGGCCCGCCTCAGCCTGAACCCTCACCCTGGGCGCCCTGCCTGCTGCTAGGCCCTGGCAACCTGGGAGGCCTGCTGCACTGGGAGCGCCTCTTGGGGGGTCTGGGAGGGGAAGAGGACACTGGGCGGCCCTGGGGTCCTAGCAGGGGACCTCCTCAGGCCCAGGGCACCAGCTCTGGCCCAAACTGTGCCCCAGgcagcagctcctcctcctcttctgatGAGGCAGGTGACCCCAATGAGGCACCCAGCCCCGACACCCTGCTCGGTGCCCTGGCCCGCAGACAGTTGAACCTGGGCCAGCTCCTTGAGGACACAGAGTCTTACCTACAGGCCTTCCTGGCCGGGGCTGCAGGCCCACTCAATGGGGACCACCCAGGTCCTGGGCAGTCATCCTCCCCAGACCAGGCGCCCCCACAGCTGTCTAAGTCCAAAGGCCTCCCCAAGTCAGCTTGGGGTGGGGGTACCCCAGAGGCCCACAGGCCAGGCTTCGGTGCTACCTCAGAGGGCCAGGGGCCCCTCCCCTTCCTTAGCATGTTCATGGGTGCTGGGGATGCCCCACTGGGCTCTCGGCCTGGCCACCCCCATTCCTCATCTCAGGTGAAAAGCAAGCTCCAAATTGGCCCCCCTTCTCCTGGGGAAGCTCAGGGACCCCTTCTGCCCTCTCCAGCTAGGGGTCTCAAGTTTCTAAAGCTGCCTCCAACCTCGGAGAAGAGCCCCAGCCCAGGAGGCCCGCAGCTCAGTCCCCAGCTCCCCCGGAACTCGCGAATCCCCTGTCGGAACAGTGGCTCAGACGGCAGCCCCTCCCCACTGTTGGCCCGAAGGGGTCTGGGTGGAGGAGAGCTGTCCCCAGAGGGGGCGCAAGGCCTGCCCACCAGCCCTTCACCCTGCTACACAACCCCAGACTCCACACAGCTCAGACCCCCGCAGTCAGCCTTGTCCACCACGCTGTCCCCAGGCCCAGTGGTGTCTCCCTGCTATGAGAACATTCTGGACCTTTCTCGGAGCACCTTTAGGGGGCCTTCCCCAGAGCCACCTCCATCCCCACTGCAGGTGCCCACCTACCCACAGCTAACTCTGGAGGTACCACAGGCCCCTGAGGTCCTCAGAAGCCCTGGAGTACCCCCCAGTCCTTGCCTCCCAGAATCGTACCCCTATGGGAGCCCCCAAGAGAAGAGTTTGGACAAGGCAGGCTCGGAGTCTCCCCATCCCGGCCGCAGGACCCCAGGCAACTCATCCAAGAAGCCCAGCCAGGGGTCAGGACGGCGACCTGGGGATCCTGGCAGCACACCTCTGCGGGACAGACTGGCGGCCCTGGGGAAGCTGAAGACAGGCCCCGAGGGGGCCCTGGGCTCAGAGAAGAATGGGGTGCCAGCCAGGCCTGGCACCGAAAAGACCCGGGGACCTGGGAAGTCAGGGGAGAGTGCTGGAGACATGGTGCCCTCCATCCACAGGCCACTGGAGCAGCTAGAAGCCAAGGGGGGGATACGGGGGGCAGTGGCCTTGGGCACAAACAGCCTGAAGCAGCAGGAACCTGGACTTATGGGGGATCCCGGGGCCCGAGTCTACTCCTCTCACTCCATGGGGGCCCGGGTGGACCTGGAGCCTGTCTCACCAAGGAGCTGCCTCACCAAAGTGGAGCTGGCCAAGAGCCGGCTGGCAGGGGCCCTGTGCCCCCAGGTACCCCGTACCCCTGCCAAAGTGCCAACCTCAGCCCCAAGCCTGGGCAAGCCCAATAAGAGCCCTCACAGCAGCCCCACCAAGCTCCCTTCCAAGTCACCAACCAAGGTGGTGCCTCGACCTGGGGCTCCGCTAGTCACCAAGGAGTCCCCCAAGCCTGACAAAGGGAAGGGCCCTCCCTGGGCAGACTGTGGTAGTACCACGGCCCAGTCCACACCCCTAGTACCTGGCCCCACTGACCCAAGTCAGGGCCCTGAGGGGCTGGCCCCACACTCAGCCATCGAGGAGAAGGTGATGAAGGGCATTGAGGAGAACGTGCTGCGGCTCCAGGGCCAGGAGCGAGCCCCTGGCGCCGAGGTCAAGCACCGCAACACCAGCAGCATCGCCAGCTGGTTCGGCCTTAAGAAGAGCAAGCTGCCAGCGCTGAACCGCCGCACAGAGGCCACCAAGAACAAGGAGGGGGCTGGCGGGGGCTCCCCGCTCCGGAGGGAAGTCAAGATGGAAGCCCGGAAGCTGGAGGCCGAGAGCCTCAACATCTCCAAGCTGATGGCCAAGGCGGAAGACCTGCGTCGGGCACTGGAAGAGGAGAAGGCCTACCTAAGCAGCCGGGCCCGGCCACGGCCTGGTGGCCCAGCCCCAGGGCCCAACACGGGGCTGGGGCAGGTGCAGGGCCAGCTGGCTGGCATGTACCAAGGTGCAGACACCTTCATGCAGCAGCTGCTAAACAG GGTGGATGGCAAGGAGCTGCCATCCAAGAGCTGGCGGGAGCCCAAGCCTGAGTACGGGGATTTCCAGCCGGTGTCTTCTGACCCCAAGAGCCCCTGGCCAGCCTGTGGGCCCCGGAATGGCCTGGTGGGCCCTCTTCAGGGCTGCGGAAAACCTCCTGGAAAG CCGAGCAGCGAGCCAGGGAGGCGGGAAGAGATGCCCTCGGAGGACAGCCTGGCCGAGCCAGTGCCCACCTCACACTTCACAG cctgtgGCTCCTTGACTCGAACCTTGGACAGTGGCATTGGGACCTTCCCACCCCCAGACCATGGTAGCAGTGGGACCCCCAGCAAGAATCTTCCTAAGACCAAGCCACCGCGGCTGGATCCCCCACCTGGGGTACCCCCAGCTCGGCCCCCACCCCTTACCAAAGTCCCCCGCCGCGCCCACACACTGGAGCGGGAGGTGCCAGGCATAGAGGAGCTGCTGGTGAGTGGGCGGCACCCCAGCATGCCAGCCTTCCCTGCACTGCTACCCGCTGCTCCGGGCCACCGGGGCCATGAGACCTGTCCTGATG ATCCCTGTGAAGACCCAGGCCCCACCCCTCCTGTCCAGCTGGCCAAGAACTGGACCTTCCCCAATACTAGGGCAGCCGGCAGCTCCTCGGACCCTCTCATGTGCCCACCCCGACAACTGGAGGGGCTGCCCAGGACCCCCATG GCCCTGCCCGTGGACCGGAAGCGAAGCCAGGAGCCCAGCCGCCCGTCCCCTACGCCCCAGGGCCCACCTTTCGGGGGTAGCCGCACCCCCAGCACTTCGGACATGGCCGAGGAAGGCAGAGTGGCCAGCGGGGGCCCCCCAGGGCTGGAGACCTCGGAGTCTCTCAGTGACTCACTCTACGACTCGCTGTCCTCTTGTGGGAGTCAGGGCTGA
- the NCKAP5L gene encoding nck-associated protein 5-like isoform X2 — translation MSEAMDQPAGGPGNPRPGEGDDGSMEPGTCQELLHRLRELEAENSALAQANENQRETYERCLDEVANHVVQALLNQKDLREECIKLKKRVFDLERQNQMLSALFQQKLQLTTGSLPQIPLTPLQPPSEPPASPSLSSTEGPAAPLPLGHCAGQREVCWEQQLRPGGPGPPAAPPPALDALSPFLRKKAQILEVLRALEETDPLLLCSPATPWRPPGQGPGSPEPINGELCGPPQPEPSPWAPCLLLGPGNLGGLLHWERLLGGLGGEEDTGRPWGPSRGPPQAQGTSSGPNCAPGSSSSSSSDEAGDPNEAPSPDTLLGALARRQLNLGQLLEDTESYLQAFLAGAAGPLNGDHPGPGQSSSPDQAPPQLSKSKGLPKSAWGGGTPEAHRPGFGATSEGQGPLPFLSMFMGAGDAPLGSRPGHPHSSSQVKSKLQIGPPSPGEAQGPLLPSPARGLKFLKLPPTSEKSPSPGGPQLSPQLPRNSRIPCRNSGSDGSPSPLLARRGLGGGELSPEGAQGLPTSPSPCYTTPDSTQLRPPQSALSTTLSPGPVVSPCYENILDLSRSTFRGPSPEPPPSPLQVPTYPQLTLEVPQAPEVLRSPGVPPSPCLPESYPYGSPQEKSLDKAGSESPHPGRRTPGNSSKKPSQGSGRRPGDPGSTPLRDRLAALGKLKTGPEGALGSEKNGVPARPGTEKTRGPGKSGESAGDMVPSIHRPLEQLEAKGGIRGAVALGTNSLKQQEPGLMGDPGARVYSSHSMGARVDLEPVSPRSCLTKVELAKSRLAGALCPQVPRTPAKVPTSAPSLGKPNKSPHSSPTKLPSKSPTKVVPRPGAPLVTKESPKPDKGKGPPWADCGSTTAQSTPLVPGPTDPSQGPEGLAPHSAIEEKVMKGIEENVLRLQGQERAPGAEVKHRNTSSIASWFGLKKSKLPALNRRTEATKNKEGAGGGSPLRREVKMEARKLEAESLNISKLMAKAEDLRRALEEEKAYLSSRARPRPGGPAPGPNTGLGQVQGQLAGMYQGADTFMQQLLNRVDGKELPSKSWREPKPEYGDFQPVSSDPKSPWPACGPRNGLVGPLQGCGKPPGKPSSEPGRREEMPSEDSLAEPVPTSHFTACGSLTRTLDSGIGTFPPPDHGSSGTPSKNLPKTKPPRLDPPPGVPPARPPPLTKVPRRAHTLEREVPGIEELLVSGRHPSMPAFPALLPAAPGHRGHETCPDDPCEDPGPTPPVQLAKNWTFPNTRAAGSSSDPLMCPPRQLEGLPRTPMVRIAAEERERTREQEGVMWGDQFLQ, via the exons atcccactcactccactccagccaccaTCAGAGCCACCAGCCTCCCCCTCCCTGAGCTCCACTGAGGGACCGGCTGCCCCGCTGCCTCTggggcactgtgctgggcagaGAGAG GTATGTTGGGAGCAGCAGCTGAGGCCAGGAGGCCCAGGCCCCCCAGCCGCCCCACCCCCAGCGCTGGATGCCCTATCCCCGTTCCTTCGGAAGAAGGCCCAGATTCTGGAGGTGCTGAGAGCCCTGGAAGAGACTGACCCCTTGCTTCTCTGCTCACCTGCCACCCCCTGGCGGCCTCCAGGCCAGGGGCCTGGCTCCCCAGAGCCCATCAACGGCGAGCTGTGTGGCCCGCCTCAGCCTGAACCCTCACCCTGGGCGCCCTGCCTGCTGCTAGGCCCTGGCAACCTGGGAGGCCTGCTGCACTGGGAGCGCCTCTTGGGGGGTCTGGGAGGGGAAGAGGACACTGGGCGGCCCTGGGGTCCTAGCAGGGGACCTCCTCAGGCCCAGGGCACCAGCTCTGGCCCAAACTGTGCCCCAGgcagcagctcctcctcctcttctgatGAGGCAGGTGACCCCAATGAGGCACCCAGCCCCGACACCCTGCTCGGTGCCCTGGCCCGCAGACAGTTGAACCTGGGCCAGCTCCTTGAGGACACAGAGTCTTACCTACAGGCCTTCCTGGCCGGGGCTGCAGGCCCACTCAATGGGGACCACCCAGGTCCTGGGCAGTCATCCTCCCCAGACCAGGCGCCCCCACAGCTGTCTAAGTCCAAAGGCCTCCCCAAGTCAGCTTGGGGTGGGGGTACCCCAGAGGCCCACAGGCCAGGCTTCGGTGCTACCTCAGAGGGCCAGGGGCCCCTCCCCTTCCTTAGCATGTTCATGGGTGCTGGGGATGCCCCACTGGGCTCTCGGCCTGGCCACCCCCATTCCTCATCTCAGGTGAAAAGCAAGCTCCAAATTGGCCCCCCTTCTCCTGGGGAAGCTCAGGGACCCCTTCTGCCCTCTCCAGCTAGGGGTCTCAAGTTTCTAAAGCTGCCTCCAACCTCGGAGAAGAGCCCCAGCCCAGGAGGCCCGCAGCTCAGTCCCCAGCTCCCCCGGAACTCGCGAATCCCCTGTCGGAACAGTGGCTCAGACGGCAGCCCCTCCCCACTGTTGGCCCGAAGGGGTCTGGGTGGAGGAGAGCTGTCCCCAGAGGGGGCGCAAGGCCTGCCCACCAGCCCTTCACCCTGCTACACAACCCCAGACTCCACACAGCTCAGACCCCCGCAGTCAGCCTTGTCCACCACGCTGTCCCCAGGCCCAGTGGTGTCTCCCTGCTATGAGAACATTCTGGACCTTTCTCGGAGCACCTTTAGGGGGCCTTCCCCAGAGCCACCTCCATCCCCACTGCAGGTGCCCACCTACCCACAGCTAACTCTGGAGGTACCACAGGCCCCTGAGGTCCTCAGAAGCCCTGGAGTACCCCCCAGTCCTTGCCTCCCAGAATCGTACCCCTATGGGAGCCCCCAAGAGAAGAGTTTGGACAAGGCAGGCTCGGAGTCTCCCCATCCCGGCCGCAGGACCCCAGGCAACTCATCCAAGAAGCCCAGCCAGGGGTCAGGACGGCGACCTGGGGATCCTGGCAGCACACCTCTGCGGGACAGACTGGCGGCCCTGGGGAAGCTGAAGACAGGCCCCGAGGGGGCCCTGGGCTCAGAGAAGAATGGGGTGCCAGCCAGGCCTGGCACCGAAAAGACCCGGGGACCTGGGAAGTCAGGGGAGAGTGCTGGAGACATGGTGCCCTCCATCCACAGGCCACTGGAGCAGCTAGAAGCCAAGGGGGGGATACGGGGGGCAGTGGCCTTGGGCACAAACAGCCTGAAGCAGCAGGAACCTGGACTTATGGGGGATCCCGGGGCCCGAGTCTACTCCTCTCACTCCATGGGGGCCCGGGTGGACCTGGAGCCTGTCTCACCAAGGAGCTGCCTCACCAAAGTGGAGCTGGCCAAGAGCCGGCTGGCAGGGGCCCTGTGCCCCCAGGTACCCCGTACCCCTGCCAAAGTGCCAACCTCAGCCCCAAGCCTGGGCAAGCCCAATAAGAGCCCTCACAGCAGCCCCACCAAGCTCCCTTCCAAGTCACCAACCAAGGTGGTGCCTCGACCTGGGGCTCCGCTAGTCACCAAGGAGTCCCCCAAGCCTGACAAAGGGAAGGGCCCTCCCTGGGCAGACTGTGGTAGTACCACGGCCCAGTCCACACCCCTAGTACCTGGCCCCACTGACCCAAGTCAGGGCCCTGAGGGGCTGGCCCCACACTCAGCCATCGAGGAGAAGGTGATGAAGGGCATTGAGGAGAACGTGCTGCGGCTCCAGGGCCAGGAGCGAGCCCCTGGCGCCGAGGTCAAGCACCGCAACACCAGCAGCATCGCCAGCTGGTTCGGCCTTAAGAAGAGCAAGCTGCCAGCGCTGAACCGCCGCACAGAGGCCACCAAGAACAAGGAGGGGGCTGGCGGGGGCTCCCCGCTCCGGAGGGAAGTCAAGATGGAAGCCCGGAAGCTGGAGGCCGAGAGCCTCAACATCTCCAAGCTGATGGCCAAGGCGGAAGACCTGCGTCGGGCACTGGAAGAGGAGAAGGCCTACCTAAGCAGCCGGGCCCGGCCACGGCCTGGTGGCCCAGCCCCAGGGCCCAACACGGGGCTGGGGCAGGTGCAGGGCCAGCTGGCTGGCATGTACCAAGGTGCAGACACCTTCATGCAGCAGCTGCTAAACAG GGTGGATGGCAAGGAGCTGCCATCCAAGAGCTGGCGGGAGCCCAAGCCTGAGTACGGGGATTTCCAGCCGGTGTCTTCTGACCCCAAGAGCCCCTGGCCAGCCTGTGGGCCCCGGAATGGCCTGGTGGGCCCTCTTCAGGGCTGCGGAAAACCTCCTGGAAAG CCGAGCAGCGAGCCAGGGAGGCGGGAAGAGATGCCCTCGGAGGACAGCCTGGCCGAGCCAGTGCCCACCTCACACTTCACAG cctgtgGCTCCTTGACTCGAACCTTGGACAGTGGCATTGGGACCTTCCCACCCCCAGACCATGGTAGCAGTGGGACCCCCAGCAAGAATCTTCCTAAGACCAAGCCACCGCGGCTGGATCCCCCACCTGGGGTACCCCCAGCTCGGCCCCCACCCCTTACCAAAGTCCCCCGCCGCGCCCACACACTGGAGCGGGAGGTGCCAGGCATAGAGGAGCTGCTGGTGAGTGGGCGGCACCCCAGCATGCCAGCCTTCCCTGCACTGCTACCCGCTGCTCCGGGCCACCGGGGCCATGAGACCTGTCCTGATG ATCCCTGTGAAGACCCAGGCCCCACCCCTCCTGTCCAGCTGGCCAAGAACTGGACCTTCCCCAATACTAGGGCAGCCGGCAGCTCCTCGGACCCTCTCATGTGCCCACCCCGACAACTGGAGGGGCTGCCCAGGACCCCCATGGTGAGAATTGcagcagaggaaagggaaaggactCGGGAGCAGGAGGGAGTGATGTGGGGAGACCAGTTTCTCCAGTAA